TCCGTGACTGcagcctcctctgctccactgagCCATGGCTGAACCCAGCGGGCCCGGACCACCTCATCCAGCCGGCAGACCCCCTTCAGGTCCCCGCCTGGAGGGAACAATGGAGCCTGGAAATCACATCCTATTCAAAGCTACAAGACACAGTCCCGTCCGCCATCTTCCTCATGCCAAAAGGGCttaaacaggaagttccagttCAAAGGGATGTCGCACGATGGAAAAAACACATGAGCACCTCTAGTGGAACTAAAAGAGAACTGACCTATTGCTATGATTGTagaattttaatttaatttatatatatttgtacattttatataatttcattTGTGCATAATGTGccttgttatattttattatttttcatatctTAAAATGCCTCTATGTTTGTATATGGAATATGTTCAGGAGCGTGCCTGACGACATCAACATGTTAGCGGAAGTGTTGGTGGAGTTTTTGTGGATGATACATTTCCCAAATCCACAATCACAACGTTCCCAAAACAGAAGCCGTACGTGGATAAAAAAATCCGCAACGTTGTGAGAACCTGGATCACACGAAACGATTCATTCCGTAGGGCCACCACAAGATAATCAGGAATATAGAGCGACCGAAGGTTTACACCAAGCTTTATTCTGCCAAATCTGTATACTCATCAGATCAGTGAAATaccacaaacagaaaaatgttATTACAAAAACAGTTAAATATGATTGTTGAAGCGTGAAATGAACGCAGGGggtatagctcagtggtagagcatttgactgcagatcaagaggtcTCCGGTTCAAATCCGGATGCCccctttattttaattttcgctTTCGTTGAATTCTACTTAGTTTACAGGAAGACACACATATTCAGAGTCAAATCAAATCACACGGACTGTAGGTAGAAAATCACAGTTACTGTAGGAATAAGATTGTTTTTGCTTAAGAAAAGTAACACATCTGCTTTAATTTATGCTCCTTTGTTCGAAAATAACAAACTTGGAGATAAATAGGAATATAAGAAACAACAGTATCTGTAGCACATACTCGTATTAAAAACTGGGTGATTTATTGTGTCGTGCTACCTAAGTACCAAAACCAGGTGCTGAGACTGTTTACTCAGTCATTTGTTCTCCGTACTTTTAGAGCTGGTATAACCTGCATGGGCATGCTGCACAGCCAGAAACAAAGAACATTCCAGCTGAGGACACGCGCAcatgttgaaataataatatttaattaaaaaactttttacaACACAATATACACATTTACAATATGAATTCAATCATTAGCAGCTAGCTCATTCCCCCGCCAATATAAAATATATGGGTGAAGAGCTTATTTTCAAAATAACTTACTAAATATGTTTAGGTTGAACAAAACAGTCCTGTTGTTCTCTGGTGTAAACATGACGTCTTTCAACTGGTGCAGACTCTTGTGCCATATCTGCACAGGAGCGACAGCACCTGCTTATAATCTCCTCAGTTACAGTATCGTCCTCCAGGTTTAATACTGTAGGCCACAAACTCACTTTGTGATTCAAAAGCTGTTTTATCATGAGGAATCATCTCCAGATTACTAAAAGATAATCAAACCACAGGACGGCTCTTAAAACCGTATATTCAGCAAATTCATTCATCCACCCTGAGGCCCACCCTTGAGGGTAAGGCATACTGTGCTGTAGGTGTGGTGACACAGACTCAATCACAGACAAAATGTTCACAGGGCTCTACCTAAACACTGTACATGATCCTGACACTGTGGCCTGTGCAACGTCTTTGAGGTTGGCTCAGCATCAGGAAGTTTGATCCACTTTTTTAGTTTGCTACGACCCTTGACCTCATCCAATCCAGACTGGCAGGTAGACTAGAATGAGAGAAGAATCAACAGGTCATTCAAGCACACGTTGATGGTAATTTGCTGTTGGCTGTGTGCTTTAACTTTCAGCGTTGAGTCACACACTGATGATGGtagtggagagaaagagagagtgctGGGTGTGTGGGACTCACCCCTCTCCTGTCAGGGCACAGCAGGCCTGGACATGCCAGGAGTGAGTGGTGATGGAGTCGAGTGTGAGGCACTGCGAGATCTCTTTCGCCGTCATCGAGCCTTTCATGTCCTGTTTGTTGGCCAGAACGAGGACGGCTGCTCTCTGTAGGTCCTGCGTACAAACAAGAGTGGATGGATTAACAGTGCTGCTTCCTTTTctgcatatttgtttttttcagctcTGATATTTAGGCCCAGAAGAGGAAACCACCAAAGGCTGTCCCCACGTCACGTTCGAGAACAAAGAACAGCCTCAGCGGAATATTGAATCACATGTCGACGCGGTGACTCACACAGTCGACGCTGAAACTTCCTCATTGTTTACTGTGGTTGGTAAGCGAGCTGTGTCGCAAGTCGGTCCCTGGCAGTGGAAATgtatctcacacatcaagacatGATTTGCAGGCAGGGCAGTTTCACTAATGCTCAATGAGGTTTTTGCGTCATGGCAGGTTTTACGTCAAGGCAGCATTCAAGCTAAAAGAGGAAGGttcctttgttttgttgtgattctatCTACCAGTCTGATGGTATTTCTTCCTTTTGAAGCACATTGTTAAGAAAAGGACcacataaataaagttgttttaaaaTCATTGTTGTTAATTAATGAGtagttataaataaaaaaaggcacTTCATTTGAACTCCCccctttatttgtatttttacaagTAAATAAAAGTCGAATTATATAGAAGTTTATATGTTGATCATTGATTAAAAGCTGATTCTTAAGTTTTCGTCACTATAAAGTGCTATAAACCATTTAATTAGCATGTatagttattttatttaataagttCCCAATAACCAAATGTAATGTATTTGTAAGGAGATAAAAGTGGTTATTAATGTATTTATCAACAACCatgatgaatggatgaacagaTAATACAATGAATTACACTTGTAATACAATATGCATTCCTTGGAGTTGTTAGCAGAAACATACTGCACTAAACATGAATGAATACTTATaataatattgtttaaaatacataatataatatgataaaatataatatgcgatattattatgtaatataatataatataacagctGCTTCAAGTTACATCGTAACCTGAGTATAAACATTTTCTCGTATTTAATACTATATcaactttgttttattaaattgtaaATCATTATAAGATGCTTTTGCTTCTAACTACACCATATTGGGTTATAAACCATTTTTTGGCCGTTACCGAATATTAAATGTTGGGCTTGAACGAAAGCGTGACCAGAACCATCTCAGTCATgacaccacacagacacacacgcacacaatgcaGATGTAGGAGATCTGGGTTTTGTACCTCATGTGCCAGCATTCTGTGCAGCTCCTCTTTGGTTAGAGTCAGACGTTCTCGGTCGGTGCTGTCCACAACCAGGATgacaatctgaaaaaaaaacatggccatAAAAACAAACCATATTGATTATTATCACTATTATTGCTACAATAATTTTGTATCATAACACAATTAAGAGATATGTCATATTATCAAACGCCGTTTTATCAGTGAAGGGAGCACAAGTCGGCAGCAGGGGATGATAATAAAGAGCCAGAGTAGGTTAATGTGCAGCTCAGTCAGCACAAACCTATACACATTTAGAgtgctttctctttctgtcttagCTCCCTAGACTATCACATGTCACAGCCTGTGTCAACTATCATTGATGAATATATTGAATTTTAAGTGATCTATGTTATTCcttgaacacgatatctcaagaaacTTATTCGGTGCAAACGTTtatttggactcaaagatgaactgattagattttggtggtcgAAGCCCAAAGGTCACAAAACAAAGCCCCTTTTTGTGTGTTCCTTTTAAAAACTCCCAGAGAGAGAGCCCTTTCAAATTAAACAATTTGGTTAGTAGTAATTCTAggttctttgtgttttggagAAATAAATATGCCCGACAGCTCAAACTTAAATGCACAGACTACGTAGCTgcaaaatgttgtgtttctgacTCTTATGATCAATTTCTAAACTATAAAAAGTGTTTGAGTATCTGCCCATACAGTTTACAGCAGGTAGAAGAGCTTAGTGCAGTTAGTGATCCACACCTCTGTGTTGCCGAAGTACGAGTTCCAGCTGGCTCGAAGGCTGTCCTGTCCTCCAATGTCCCAAACCAAGAAGTGTGTCTTCCGCACGATGATCTCCTCAACGTTGCTGCCGATGGTCGGGGACGTGTGGACGGCCTCCTTTGTCAGActggatgagtgtgtgaggGCAGAAGAGGAAACATTTTACATGAAACAGAAGAAATGGCAGCACGGACATGAAGTTACGTGAGATTATCCAAGATCACTTACAACTGGTAGAGGATGGTCGTCTTTCCTGCGTTGTCCAGACCCACTATGATGACTTTGTGCTCTGCAGGACAGGATTACAAATATTTATTGTGTTCCCACTTGAACGCATTCTAATCTGGAGCGGCGTGATTGAGTTTGAGGGCAGCGTAAGATACACAGAGATAAGACGGGGACACGCACAGGACCGTGGTGTCCTGAGCAGAGTAAAAATGGAGCTAGTACATCACCACATGGCTGTAATACCTTTAAAGTAATGGTGTCAAGTTGAAGAGCTCTTGTACAATACTTCAAATGAATGAAGCTGAACTTAACAGTGTCATTGTAGGTCAGacagaatcaaaacaaaatactTTAACAAATGgataaaacatatatatgaaaaatataCACTGAAATGTCTTAGTTGTACTGTATTTTAAAAAGAGTGATAATACACTACAGTGAAAATTATAAACTCAACATTCTTACTTTTACTCTCGTCAGccagaataaaaagaaatgcattaatatattgttattaaacactttagACGGGGAAAAATACCATTTAACAGTCTTAATTTTATGGTAAGTTAGTTGAATAATCCTTTTCAATTAAGTGATAAACCACTATTTCACTAAGGTGATAAATGTGAACttaataatcattttttaaatgagcctTACCTCTGTCACCAAACACAGCCAACATCTTTGTGAGCAGGAATCCCATGTCCAAAACTGGTTTGTGATGAGGAGagtaaataaatgttgttatttattattaagacACTAATGAAGTGGAGGCAGACTTCAGTGTGTGATCTAAGCTGACTGTCGTTACAACTCTCTTTCGCTCCACATAAAAACACCAGTATCTGTGGGAGGAGCTTCAGCAAAGTTTCTTCTTCAGACTGACACTCACACGGGCAAAGTGCACATTAGTGCTGCGTTCAGGTGCTCTGGGGAATATCTGAACTGAGGCAGATAAGGAACCCAGCAGGACAGTAAACACTGGTCAATGTGGGTGTTTCCCAGTTGTGTAAAATAGGCATTACTGCCCAATAAAAGCTGTATAAAGACAAACAGTAaaactaaagtaaaagtaaaaataaagtttcctaaAATGTCCACTGGAAACCACCCCCTCCGTTcgccctccctccttcactccatagatggacagagaggtgagGCAGTTTCCCTTCCTCCTTCTGTGACAAGAGGAAACTATTTATTATGGTCTAACAGAAAGCAAAACTGGCTATTGAAAGGATTTCCCCTAGAATTTCCACTGAAAAGTCCAGATCTGTTCAGGGACTCTCCACTTTCAAGCACTGTTCTAACAGCGACGACAACAACGGCAATAATTATAGAGAAATTTGAGTTCCAACGCATTATGGATTTGTCATGGACTTAACGACCCTACAGCAGGCCTATATAAACTATTTTCAATTAACTCCAGCATGTATGATGATAGTAGGCCAGCatgggaggagaaagagaggaaggaggaggaaaggagaaagaagaggatgagagcaTCTGTTAATAAGGAATGTTTTAATTATGGACTGAATTGAGACATTTCAGCTCGAACCCACAAAGAGTTTGAAACAACAGCTCTCTAAACCTACCAGGCTCTTCTCCACCTCTGCTGTATAGACTGTCGAATAACTCTGTCACGTTTGAGCATCAGCTGGAAACCACCTTCTCATCTGTGACACTTCATCCGCTGCAGATGATCAGCAAGATACAGGTGACGAGGAGACACTGAGAAATAGAAAACCACATCCTGGAAGCAGCTGCTCTCCAACTCCAGTCTTTtgcttattgtgtgtttttacaggaGCATTTTAGAGTTGATCATCCCTGTCAATGCAAAGCAGGGAACAATAAACTGACAAAGGTCCttcttcatttaatttttttatgagAAGTAGATCTGTATTTCACTAGAAGCCAACTGTCTGGTCTTTGTTTTGTAAGTTCACACTCATCATAGCACCTTAGCTGGATAATCATTTCTACAGGCAGGGGGTCGTTAGGTGTGAGACTGAACATTGTTACACAACAGTCTTTTGTTGTGTCTTTCTCAAAATAATGAAGTGAAGGAAActcaggaagaagagagaaaaaactcacTTCAGATTTCCATAAAAGTCAACAATGCCATCAACTAGAAAAGATTCACTCTGATTACATTCACATCCTTGATTTCAGGTGACAACTGGTGCAAATTTGAAGAGATTCGCTTAAGGCAGGCtggagatatcatgttcaagaggtcaaaaacaggatttctgagatctctgtgacctttgaccttcaacctAAATTAATCAGTCAATCTTTGAatctaagtgaacatttgtgcccaACTTAAAACGATTCTTTGAAGGTGTTTATTATTCGATATTTCGTTCACGAGGCAAACAAGTTTGTGAGAAGTGACTCTTGGGCCCAAATCCTAATAAATTCATCCTTACAAATGTAATGAAACTCCCTTTGGATGCTCTGTATATAATACATCAACAACTTACATCTAATAAGTTCATCAGGTTGAGATATTTACAAGAATGGGACAAACAGACAACCCAGAAACCTATTACCTCCAGTCACTGACTGTGGAGATATAAAGATCAAAGTGTAATAATCAGATAATAATCATCTAGTCATATAAACCAATCGACACAGTGACATTTTCTGGttaaatttttaattaaaatacgAATTTATCCACAGATTAAAAATGAAAGGCAGAAAAAGCAAAATGCAGCTACAATCAGGCACCAATGATACATGTTATATCATATTTTTAACAATTGCGATAACGCAACAATAACATTATTTACTGATCATTATTTAATATCTATTTATTCGACTGTAGACGGGCGGGCCGAGGCAGCCCGCCAAACACATTCATGGATTCTTCATTATAGATAAATGAGTAAAGACCAAAGCTGATCctaacccccccctccccgatcCCAA
Above is a genomic segment from Pleuronectes platessa chromosome 16, fPlePla1.1, whole genome shotgun sequence containing:
- the arl5c gene encoding putative ADP-ribosylation factor-like protein 5C, which gives rise to MGFLLTKMLAVFGDREHKVIIVGLDNAGKTTILYQFLTKEAVHTSPTIGSNVEEIIVRKTHFLVWDIGGQDSLRASWNSYFGNTEIVILVVDSTDRERLTLTKEELHRMLAHEDLQRAAVLVLANKQDMKGSMTAKEISQCLTLDSITTHSWHVQACCALTGEGLPASLDWMRSRVVAN